The Malus domestica chromosome 10, GDT2T_hap1 genome contains a region encoding:
- the LOC139187716 gene encoding uncharacterized protein isoform X2 → MSPFEHGEVFVLDDGGEVDLDLGNYERFLDLTLTRDNNITTGKIYQSVIDRERKGDYLGKTVQVVPHITDAIQEWIERVAMVPVDGKEGPADVCVIELGGTIGDIESMPFIEALGQFSYRVGLENFCLIHVSLVPVLNVVGEQKTKPTQHSVRVLRGQGLTPNILACRSTKPLEDNVKAKLAQFCHVPAENIVTLYDVPNIWHIPLLLRDQNAHEAILKGFNLLGVAREPNLREWTARTEISANLHDPVRIAMVGKYTGLSDAYLSVLKALLHASVACRRKLVVDWVAAGDLEDVTAAEAPAAYKAAWDLLKGADGVLVPGGFGDRGVQGKILAAKYARENKVPYLGICLGMQIAVIEFARSVLGIADANSTEFDSETTSPCVIFMPEGSKTHMGGTMRLGSRRTYFKVTDCKSAKLYGNVAFVDERHRHRYEVNPDMISQLENAGLSFVGRDETGRRMEIVELPTHPYFVGVQFHPEYKSRPGKPSALFLGLIAAACRHPNTIPQINGHVPKPVANGTSNGRVTVKAHQNGHAFKPSNGSLNGVYSNGNGIHF, encoded by the exons ATGTCTCCTTTTGAGCATGGGGAGGTGTTTGTCTTAGATGATGGTGGCGAG gtGGACCTTGACCTCGGAAACTATGAGCGGTTTCTTGATCTGACTTTGACCCGTGATAACAACATCACGACTGGAAAAATTTATCAG TCTGTTATTGACAGAGAGCGAAAGGGAGATTatcttggaaaaactgtccag GTTGTTCCACACATTACAGATGCCATCCAAGAGTGGATTGAGCGTGTGGCAATGGTACCTGTGGATGGGAAAGAAGGTCCAGCTGATGTTTGTGTCATTGAATTGGGTGGAACTATAG GGGATATTGAATCAATGCCTTTTATTGAGGCCCTTGGCCAGTTTTCATATCGTGTAG GACTTGAAAATTTCTGCTTGATTCATGTCAGTCTTGTGCCAGTTCTCAATGTTGTTGGTGAACAG AAAACAAAGCCTACACAGCACAGCGTTCGGGTACTCCGAGGACAGGGTTTGACACCTAATATTCTAGCTTGTAGGAGTACAAAG CCACTTGAGGATAACGTTAAAGCAAAACTCGCTCAATTTTGCCACGTGCCG GCTGAAAATATTGTCACTCTTTATGATGTTCCAAACATTTGGCACATCCCTTTGCTTTTAAGA GATCAGAATGCACACGAAGCAATCTTGAAAGGATTCAACCTTCTTGG TGTTGCTAGAGAGCCAAATTTGAGGGAATGGACAGCCAGGACAGAAATTTCTGCCAATTTACATGATCCT GTCAGAATTGCTATGGTTGGAAAATACACAGGTCTTTCAGATGCTTACCTCTCTGTTTTAAAG GCTCTTTTACATGCTTCTGTTGCTTGCCGCCGCAAACTTGTTGTAGATTGGGTTGCAGCAGGTGACCTTGAAGATGTTACTGCTGCAGAG GCCCCTGCTGCTTATAAGGCTGCGTGGGATCTATTGAAG GGTGCTGATGGTGTTCTAGTTCCAGGAGGGTTTGGAGATAGAGGAGTGCAAGGGAAAATTCTTGCGGCCAAGTATGCTCGCGAAAACAAAGTGCCATACCTTGGCATATGCCTGGGAATGCAAATTGCTGTCATTGAGTTTGCACGATCTGTTCTTGGCATCGCTGATGCTAACAGCACAGAATTTGATTCTGAAACTACAAGCCCTTGTGTCATATTTATGCCAGAG GGTTCAAAAACTCATATGGGAGGAACTATGCGTCTGGGTTCTAGGAGGACTTACTTCAAGGTTACTGActgcaaatctgcaaaact GTATGGTAATGTGGCGTTTGTTGATGAACGACATCGACATAGATATGAG GTCAATCCTGATATGATATCGCAACTTGAAAATGCTGGTTTATCGTTTGTTGGCAGAGATGAAACTGGTCGGCGCATGGAG ATTGTTGAGCTGCCTACCCATCCATACTTTGTTGGTGTTCAGTTTCATCCTGAATATAAGTCAAGGCCTGGGAAACCTTCTGCTCTGTTCTTAG GACTAATAGCAGCAGCATGCAGGCATCCAAATACAATCCCACAAATCAATGGCCATGTGCCAAAGCCGGTTGCAAATGGGACGAGTAATGGACGTGTGACGGTTAAAGCCCACCAAAATGGACACGCCTTCAAGCCATCCAATGGCTCCCTAAATGGTGTGTATAGCAACGGTAATGGCATCCACTTTTGA
- the LOC139187716 gene encoding uncharacterized protein isoform X1, producing the protein MKYVLVTGGVVSGLGKGVTASSIGLILQACGLRVTSIKIDPYLNTDAGTMSPFEHGEVFVLDDGGEVDLDLGNYERFLDLTLTRDNNITTGKIYQSVIDRERKGDYLGKTVQVVPHITDAIQEWIERVAMVPVDGKEGPADVCVIELGGTIGDIESMPFIEALGQFSYRVGLENFCLIHVSLVPVLNVVGEQKTKPTQHSVRVLRGQGLTPNILACRSTKPLEDNVKAKLAQFCHVPAENIVTLYDVPNIWHIPLLLRDQNAHEAILKGFNLLGVAREPNLREWTARTEISANLHDPVRIAMVGKYTGLSDAYLSVLKALLHASVACRRKLVVDWVAAGDLEDVTAAEAPAAYKAAWDLLKGADGVLVPGGFGDRGVQGKILAAKYARENKVPYLGICLGMQIAVIEFARSVLGIADANSTEFDSETTSPCVIFMPEGSKTHMGGTMRLGSRRTYFKVTDCKSAKLYGNVAFVDERHRHRYEVNPDMISQLENAGLSFVGRDETGRRMEIVELPTHPYFVGVQFHPEYKSRPGKPSALFLGLIAAACRHPNTIPQINGHVPKPVANGTSNGRVTVKAHQNGHAFKPSNGSLNGVYSNGNGIHF; encoded by the exons ATCCTTACTTAAACACGGATGCAGGGACAATGTCTCCTTTTGAGCATGGGGAGGTGTTTGTCTTAGATGATGGTGGCGAG gtGGACCTTGACCTCGGAAACTATGAGCGGTTTCTTGATCTGACTTTGACCCGTGATAACAACATCACGACTGGAAAAATTTATCAG TCTGTTATTGACAGAGAGCGAAAGGGAGATTatcttggaaaaactgtccag GTTGTTCCACACATTACAGATGCCATCCAAGAGTGGATTGAGCGTGTGGCAATGGTACCTGTGGATGGGAAAGAAGGTCCAGCTGATGTTTGTGTCATTGAATTGGGTGGAACTATAG GGGATATTGAATCAATGCCTTTTATTGAGGCCCTTGGCCAGTTTTCATATCGTGTAG GACTTGAAAATTTCTGCTTGATTCATGTCAGTCTTGTGCCAGTTCTCAATGTTGTTGGTGAACAG AAAACAAAGCCTACACAGCACAGCGTTCGGGTACTCCGAGGACAGGGTTTGACACCTAATATTCTAGCTTGTAGGAGTACAAAG CCACTTGAGGATAACGTTAAAGCAAAACTCGCTCAATTTTGCCACGTGCCG GCTGAAAATATTGTCACTCTTTATGATGTTCCAAACATTTGGCACATCCCTTTGCTTTTAAGA GATCAGAATGCACACGAAGCAATCTTGAAAGGATTCAACCTTCTTGG TGTTGCTAGAGAGCCAAATTTGAGGGAATGGACAGCCAGGACAGAAATTTCTGCCAATTTACATGATCCT GTCAGAATTGCTATGGTTGGAAAATACACAGGTCTTTCAGATGCTTACCTCTCTGTTTTAAAG GCTCTTTTACATGCTTCTGTTGCTTGCCGCCGCAAACTTGTTGTAGATTGGGTTGCAGCAGGTGACCTTGAAGATGTTACTGCTGCAGAG GCCCCTGCTGCTTATAAGGCTGCGTGGGATCTATTGAAG GGTGCTGATGGTGTTCTAGTTCCAGGAGGGTTTGGAGATAGAGGAGTGCAAGGGAAAATTCTTGCGGCCAAGTATGCTCGCGAAAACAAAGTGCCATACCTTGGCATATGCCTGGGAATGCAAATTGCTGTCATTGAGTTTGCACGATCTGTTCTTGGCATCGCTGATGCTAACAGCACAGAATTTGATTCTGAAACTACAAGCCCTTGTGTCATATTTATGCCAGAG GGTTCAAAAACTCATATGGGAGGAACTATGCGTCTGGGTTCTAGGAGGACTTACTTCAAGGTTACTGActgcaaatctgcaaaact GTATGGTAATGTGGCGTTTGTTGATGAACGACATCGACATAGATATGAG GTCAATCCTGATATGATATCGCAACTTGAAAATGCTGGTTTATCGTTTGTTGGCAGAGATGAAACTGGTCGGCGCATGGAG ATTGTTGAGCTGCCTACCCATCCATACTTTGTTGGTGTTCAGTTTCATCCTGAATATAAGTCAAGGCCTGGGAAACCTTCTGCTCTGTTCTTAG GACTAATAGCAGCAGCATGCAGGCATCCAAATACAATCCCACAAATCAATGGCCATGTGCCAAAGCCGGTTGCAAATGGGACGAGTAATGGACGTGTGACGGTTAAAGCCCACCAAAATGGACACGCCTTCAAGCCATCCAATGGCTCCCTAAATGGTGTGTATAGCAACGGTAATGGCATCCACTTTTGA